TTTCGTCCGTCGGTATCGGATCACCGACTTTTACCGGCCACGTATTTCTCTTCTCGGGACGCTGTTTCTCCGATCGGCGATACCGCGGTGACCGCGTTCGACGTCCGAAAGCTTTTCTCAAAATCCCGAAATCGTAACGTTCCCAACCGAGCGATCGAAGCGACTTCGTTCGACCGGTACCGCGGCCAACGCTGAAAAACGTATCTTCTCGGTCGTGGTAAAAACATTTATCCGTTCGGGCGATCCCGGGGAGCGCAAAATGTGCTCGACGAAGGAAGAACCGAGGCGAACGAATTAGCATGCACGTGCACGGAACTTTGAACGTTCGAACCGGCGCAGCGTACGCGCACCGCTCGGCGAAGGGTGTACCGGCAATTCGTCGATACGATACGGCGTTCGACGAAGAAGGGTACCGGATCGGATCGAGCTTGCAACCGTCGAGGAATCGCCAACGAAACCGACGGAGGAACTTTATTTACCGCAACTCCGTCGTTTCCCATCGGACAACGGAAGCGGATAGTTTCGAGGAAAGGTCACGAGGAGGAGAACCTGTTCGCCGGATCGCGACTTTCGATCCGTACTCGCGCGGAACGAGCGGCGATAGATCTTTCGGGCGGTAGTCGACGaggaacgaatcgaaacgacAAATTTCACGGACGGGCGTCGATAGCGACCCACCCTCGCGCGATCTCCCGTTCATCGCGGCGATCTTGAAACATTGCCGGAGATAACGATACCCTTTCCGCTAATTAGATTCCAAACGACACGGCCGTAACGTCGCGACGACCCTCCAATCGTCCGATGAAAAAGTTGATCGCTTTATCGCGCGGAACCTCTCGATTTTTCGTTCCACGGTTCGCGGTCTTTGGGCGTTAATCGCCTCGGAGGTTCGCACCTTTTTCCACTCTGTTTCCTCTTCGGCGAGAAGTACACCGGTCGCGCGAACCCGTCGTAAATTGTCCACGGAGCCGATAGTTCGCCGCGGGACCGGGAATGAGCTACGATCGACGCGGCCCGTAACTCGAGGCGGAATCAAAAGCCGATTACCCGGGGCTGTGTTTCTCGGCTCGGCGTTCCCTCGCGACTCTTGGCCCTCCCTGGGCCCCGGCGACGGTGCCGCGACGGTGCGATTTATCGTATTAACAAATTACCCTCTCACCTTCGCCTCTTAACGTATTCACCGATCGAGGCGTGCGCGTGGCGCGCGGTCTCGCCCCTTCGCTCCATCGACTTTCTCCTCGATCCGTGCGATCCCAACCGGTCCGACCTTTCGCGAACATCGCTCGATCTTTCGACTCCGGAACCGGAGCGACTCGCTTCGAAGGGCGTTCGGCGCGTCGGTACGGAAAGTTTGCGTTTTCCGGCTGGAAAGCGTCgaatacgatcgatcgatcgaggctTTCGTTTCAATCGCGGCTATCCCGTGTAAAAAAAAACTCGGAGACAAACCGAGAGAAACGTCAGCCAGACGACGTTAATGGTTCGGATATCGCTCGCCACCGCGACACGGTAAACCTAGATTCGAGGCTCGAGCAGCTCCCTGGAGGGCTTTTCCGTTCTTTTTCCATAGATTGTACGCGCGTACCCGTTGCACGAGACAGACGCGTCGCACAGCCTGGAACGCAAACGTCGACACCGGGCGGTTGATCGCGCGACTGATTGCTGTCGCGAGCGCCTCGCGTATTACGTACTCCGCGAACCGGTACCCGTTGCTACCACCTCCGAGACAAAAGCGGCGAAAGGCTTCTCGTAACGAACGAGAAGACGACAACACCTCGGCGAGCTCGTTCCCCGATCGATCAACGTCCCCGCGACCAGTCGCTCGATCCCAATTCCGCGGGAACGCGCCCCGCTCTCGAAACCAGACCAAGTCGCGGTGGTTCGCGTCGTTCCCGTAAACTTCCCTCGATCGAGCCACGGATTAAATTCCGGCCAGGGGACAATTTTCCGCGAATCGTCGTTTATCGTGCCGACCTGCGAGAGTTATGCAAATCGTGGCGCTCGCATAATTCAGCGCTGCCTCGCGGATCAAGGCCGGGCGTTCCCATGCAAATGTCGCGCGAGCGGGCGACCGAGCGAGCTAGATTTCGCCGCAAAGAAGGAACGTACGCGACGACGACGCGATACGCTCGCATCGAGAGACATCCGATACTCGTTCGTCGAGACAGTTTCGCGGAAATTACGCGACGAGTGTACGCGCACGGAACCGATGCTCGCCcgtttcgtcgcgtcgcgtcgcgtcgcgtcgcgctatTTACGTTCGTTCGATGACTCGTAACGGGCTGCACCGCAATTTGTAAAGTCGACGAGGGTGGGACGGGGATCGGTTTACGGGCTTGCCGGGGGTGTTGCGCGCCCGAGTAAGAAAACGTATGCAGATCAGCGCCGCGTTTAGATTTAGACGAGCTCGCTACCGAAATCCTCGTTTAACGACCTCTCCTGAAAGGACGTAAAACGCGATCGAAAAAGTTATCGCGCGAAATTGCAGCGTATTCGTTGTAGACGCGGAAAATGTAGTACCGTTTAGCAGCGCGCGTTGCGAAATTCCACGACCGACGGAATTGTTTCGAAACTATGCGGTCGCGTTTTTTGTACGCGTGCCACGGCGGCGCAAAAACCTGGCCGAACATGGACGAAAAAATACCCCGGTTCGGAGACGCTCTCGTTCATTTTTCTGCGCTCGACTCGAATCGAAACTTTGCCTTTCGACGTTCACCGGCCCGATTCCGTTATTACGAAATTCCCGCTATTTCGTCTCGTCTAAAAGAACGACTCGATTCGCGATAAACGCAGACGCGGGCAAAGGGGGGCTTGTAATTCGTATCGTTATCGGGCGTATCGGAATCGCACCCTCTCGTTCACCGCTCTagagcgaaacgatcgcgaacgcgaacgcgaacgcgaacggagaGCAAAGTCGTTTCTCGTCGACGCCCGTGCACGGTTAACCGATCAACGCTGTTAACGGTTACGGCAATTACTCGCGCGACTCGTTGTACGAAACAACCAAAGTTACCGAACGCTCGCTCGTTGATACATAATTCATACGCAGTTGAGCAATTACTACGGACACGGTTACGGCAATTGCTCGTGCAATTTATTCGCGAGCGAATCGTCGGCTTTGTACGGAAGCGGGCGTGCACAGGGAGAGATCGATTTCCACGCGGTTCGATCGCGATATCTCTCCGGACAATTCATAAAGGCACCCTCGCGCGGCTGTTTTGTACGCGCAGACGGAGGGAGGTTGCGGTGTAGTCGCGTGTGCGTGACCGGGCGAGTGGTCGCGCGGGTGCGCGGGCGCGCGGCCCTTTCGCGTTAACGGAAGCGAGCGAAGCGGCGCCCGCCAATCCGATCGGCCTATCCTTCTCGTAATTGCCTGTAGATCCCAATCGCGATTAGTCGGGAAATTAATACGGTTCCGGACCTGGAAATTTATGCGTCTCTGACGTGGATTATGCATATACGATAGCTGGCCGCGCGGCAATAACCGCGTCGTTACGACGACGTTATCGCGGCTACGCGGCACGATTGCGAAATCGTCGCTCTCGTCGCTGATTTTTCGGTCAGGAACGGACAACGGACGGACGCCCCCCCTCCTCGCCACCCTCGAGGACGATTCGTTCCCTTTCCGGTCGGAAATCTAGCTGGACGTTCGGTgtttctcggttctcggttctcggcTCGCTCGGTTTTCGATGGACGTTCGTTCGGCCGCGAGCCATCGACCGAGAGAAACCTATCCATTGGTATCggcgcgaacgggtggaccggTCCACCGTCCCCAGCGACGCGGGTCAACAGCCATTGTCCGACGGAATTACCACCAGCAGGCTCCTGTGATTAAATGCTACCCCTCCTCACGGCACCCGGTTCGCCGCGAGAGGGCCGAGAGAGGACCGAGAGAGGGAGCAAGAGGAACTAAGCCGGGAGAGCAACCTCGAGGGGGAGCCAAAGGGATACACGCATACCTATACGAGGACCGGCATCCTTGCATACCTATAGCTCCTCGAACCCTGCCAGAATCCCAGGACCCTCGCTCCCGTGTTCGCTCCGATAATGcccattgtttcgagcatcccaCGCATCCTTGCTCTTGGACGCGATGCCTAGAGAAGTCCAGCCGATCGCGTCGGAATGCCGACCGAATGGCCGCTTAAACGCACTCGCGACTGCGCCTCGACGCATCCCGAGAACTCGAGCCGACGAAAAGTATGGAACGGACGAGGACATGGAGCGAAATAATCGACGAAACGGGCCCACGAGTTTGCTAGAAACGAGCTTTATGTACAAACACGGTCGCTGCTGCTGCTTCCGTGCAACGCGATTCTACATCGATCGTCTcccttttcagacgcaatatgtatttttcttttctcgtattatttacAAAAGTTTGGAAAATCGTAAAAGATGAACACCCGCGGTCGGCAGTgctcgaatcgtcgatcgaggCCTCAGATCCACGGACCGAGACGATTTTCGAGGACGTTGGCGGCATCGACGCGTCCCATGAGTCTCAAGTGGTTCAAAAGGTCCGCGAGAGCGGTGGCCTCTTGGTGCTTCGCCTCCCATAGATCCAGGATGTGCTCCGTCGGGCTCGCTTTCGTCGCGAAATAGTCGACGTATCTGAAACGAAATTGGTTTCGGTCGCGAGTGTCGTTCGAtcggtcgcgcgaacggacctCGAAGGCTCACCGATCTATTTGCAGTCTTTGCGCCAACATTCTCCAGTCGTTTCCTCGGGCGCTGGGCGGATCGAGACACTGGCAGAGTTGTTTCCTCAGCGTCCTCGAAAACcttgaatcgaaacgatcggaaaCGTTCGCGTTAACGGAAATCGTGAATCGAACGTCCAACGAAACGCGCGCTACGATATAGAGAATTAACGGAACCTGAACGGTCCGGGAACCACGGATTCGGTGGTCCTGCTGGAATTCTTTCCGCGCAACGCGACGGAAGACTCGGCCTTCCCGGCTCTCTTGCCACCGGAGCCGTTTCTCTTGATCGGGTCCAGATCGATCCTCAGGAAGAGCGCGTGCTCTTCGAAGCCGCATTGACGAGCGCGGAGCTCGAAACCGAGCCTCGCTTCGCCGATGGTTTTCTCGATCCTGAAAGATCGCCGCACGCTCGACCTCGACGACGACCAGATTCGACGATGGGCCACCTCCTGACGTTCGACGAATCCGCTCTCTCGGTCCTCCAGCTCGATCCGAAGCGACGCACCGCCCGCCCTGAAGCCCAGGACTCCGTGATCGATGCGAGTTCCGCCCGATCGACGCTCCTGAACccaccgagaaacgaaccaccgatcgatcgaagaacaaTCACAGGGAAGATCGTTTCGTTTACAAAGACCCACCTGTTCCGCTAGAAGCTTGAACGCTGCCTTCGTGTCCTCGGTCAGATAACATCCGATGCGATCTCGCTCGCGCGACAAGAAAACCGCAACGCGTATTCTCTTCACGGCCAGTCCCGGTGCCGCGGCCGAGTTCTCACCGGCCACCGCGTAAACGCTCGGCGTCTCGGTAACCAGAAATACCCCCGAGTGATCGAGCTGGGCGAACGGCTGTCCGGGAAGGTCGATCGGTTCCCCGCCCAGCGTCAGAATTTTCCGCCACGTGGTCGCCGAGGGAAGGTTCGAGCTGCTCGACGAGGCGGTCGAGTCGTTGGAACGAGTCTCCGGATCGAGATCCGCGGACCAGAGGCTCAGTTCCCAATTCCCCGTTCTGAGTTCGGCGCAATGTTCGAACTGAAGAATCACGGGTTTCGCCAGATCGATGCCGTTCGGTCCGCAGCCGACCACCGCCGACAGAAGGGTCAACCCGGCCGGTAGACCGGGTCGCAGAGACTCGTCTCCGAGGACCGCGAGATGAAGACTGTGCCGACGACCGCGCGGAATCGCCCCTTCCGGGACGGACATGGAGACTCCGACCTCGGGCACTACGAGAAGAACACCCTGATCGTCTACCATCGCTCTCGCGATAAACCCGCTCGAGTCCTCCCGACCCTTCTCGTTCTTTCCCGGTCTCTCGTTCTTGCGACGGCGACGCCCTCGGTGGCGATGGTCGCCCTCCTCgtcgttctcctcctcctcgtcctcgtcctcctcgcgaTCTTCGCGGTCCTCGgcttcctccttctccttcctcttctcctcctcctcctccttctcctcctcgtcctcctcctcctcctcctcctcctcttcctcctcctcgttgGCGCTCTCCGGGTTCCCCTGACACGTGGACCCTGAAAGCCGAACAAACTTGTCAAAGACGAGCCGGCATTTTTTCCAAAGTACATCGCAGCGGTTGCTCACGGGACGATCGACTTTCTTCGTTATCGGACAATCCTCGACCGCGCTGCGAGTTTCTGCAAGAGGACCTGGTCACGGAAGAACTGGGCGACGGTCTGGTCGTCGAGGGCAACGAGAGCTGCGGCACGTCGTAGTGGTGCTCCGAGGAAGACCTGGAGACGGTCGGAGAAACTTTCAACGGGGGAAGAAGGGGAACGACGACAAAGATCGATCGAGGTTCGATTCCTCGATGATCGTTTACCTAGGTATTCTGGCCGCGTTCGACTCGTCGATCACCTGCTCGAGACGCCTGTCGACGGAGAgtaccgatcgatcgttcttcGAGACGACCGATTTTGCCAGGTCACCCGGTCGACGAAAGTCCAACCTCGCGACGCCGTACAGGGcctccgttctttccttccgaCGCATCAGTCGCACGAAGAAAACGGTCGTCACCGCGAGAACGATCGCGGCCAAACTCAGAGTGATCCACAGCGCCAGTATGTTTCTGTGATCGATCGTTCTGGCCGCTGCGATACGAGAACGGTTTTCAGCGGGCGTTCCATCGAGTCGAGCGTGTTAGCCGCACTTACCTTCTTTGAACACTCGGGGCCCGTCTTGTCCGAGAGCTGCGTGGAACGGTACAAGGAAGAAAAGTGTCACGGTCCGCGTGCTATCGAACCGAACGCGAAAACGAATCGCGTTCGAATCGCCGAGAAGCGGATTACGTTCGCTCGATAATAAGTTCGAACGCGGTCCGCCGTTGCCCGAGTCACCGAGA
The sequence above is drawn from the Ptiloglossa arizonensis isolate GNS036 chromosome 1, iyPtiAriz1_principal, whole genome shotgun sequence genome and encodes:
- the LOC143144357 gene encoding netrin receptor UNC5C, with translation MEMKISILLLALLRLASTLENTKEEDDAEEDDEENYPVDDYDYGDYETATITSDTDLIAGGSLPIFLAEPVDAFVVKGKPATLHCRAAHALQVYFRCNGDRAERTQHQDFVDPRTGTRVVEVELNVTRNEVEEYFGRERFKCECVAWSGPGQIRGQPATVEVAYLKKHFLSPPYSLSVEVGRNAELRCSPPLGVPRPKVYWSRNGSPLETIPGSSAAASPVPDSIPNEVSSAGSYVQTADGHLILGEAELRHQGNYSCVAENIAARRVSEPAVLTVYVNGGWSSWSGWSDCSTRCGRGVQKRTRTCTNPAPVNGGQSCPGPAAQRVECNPSCPAVDGRWSSWSSWSACGPDCARARRRSCNDPPASNGGRPCQGKDVIVESCSADRCNALGQDGPRVFKEAARTIDHRNILALWITLSLAAIVLAVTTVFFVRLMRRKERTEALYGVARLDFRRPGDLAKSVVSKNDRSVLSVDRRLEQVIDESNAARIPRSSSEHHYDVPQLSLPSTTRPSPSSSVTRSSCRNSQRGRGLSDNEESRSSRSTCQGNPESANEEEEEEEEEEEEDEEEKEEEEEKRKSSGFIARAMVDDQGVLLVVPEVGVSMSVPEGAIPRGRRHSLHLAVLGDESLRPGLPAGLTLLSAVVGCGPNGIDLAKPVILQFEHCAELRTGNWELSLWSADLDPETRSNDSTASSSSSNLPSATTWRKILTLGGEPIDLPGQPFAQLDHSGVFLVTETPSVYAVAGENSAAAPGLAVKRIRVAVFLSRERDRIGCYLTEDTKAAFKLLAEQERRSGGTRIDHGVLGFRAGGASLRIELEDRESGFVERQEVAHRRIWSSSRSSVRRSFRIEKTIGEARLGFELRARQCGFEEHALFLRIDLDPIKRNGSGGKRAGKAESSVALRGKNSSRTTESVVPGPFRFSRTLRKQLCQCLDPPSARGNDWRMLAQRLQIDRYVDYFATKASPTEHILDLWEAKHQEATALADLLNHLRLMGRVDAANVLENRLGPWI